The following are encoded in a window of Legionella geestiana genomic DNA:
- the ubiD gene encoding 4-hydroxy-3-polyprenylbenzoate decarboxylase: MQYDDLRDFLNKLDEKGLLKRIDHPVSPVLEMTAIGDRVLRNKGPALLFNNPTGFNMPVLANLFGTVERVALAMGADSIRALRDIGKLLAALKEPEPPEGFKDAFSRLPLLRQALNMAPKHVSRAPCQAHVFEGQDVDLTRLPIQTCWPKDAAPLITWGLVTTRGPDKARENMGIYRQQLLSKNRLIMRWLSHRGGALDYQAWQKAHPGERFPVVVTLGADPATMLAAVTPVPDTLSEYAFAGLLRGQRTRLVRAIGSDLHVPASAEIILEGYLTPGDEAPEGPFGDHTGYYNEVQSFPVFTVERLTHRDNPIYHTTHTGRPPDEPAILGVALNEVFIPLLQKQFPEIVDFYLPPEGCSYRLAVVTIRKEYPGHAKRVMMAVWSFLRQFMYTKFVIVCDDDIDARNWEDVVWAMTTRMDPLRDTVMVDNTPIDYLDFASPVSGLGSKMGMDATSKWPGETTREWGIPITMDADILKRVELMWPELGLPE, encoded by the coding sequence ATGCAATACGACGATCTTCGCGATTTTCTCAATAAACTGGATGAAAAAGGCCTGCTTAAGCGCATTGACCACCCGGTTTCACCGGTGCTGGAAATGACCGCCATTGGTGATAGGGTATTGCGCAATAAAGGCCCGGCGTTGCTCTTTAATAATCCCACGGGCTTTAATATGCCGGTGCTTGCCAATCTTTTTGGAACGGTCGAGCGCGTAGCACTTGCCATGGGGGCGGATTCTATTCGGGCACTTCGTGACATTGGCAAACTGCTCGCAGCCCTTAAGGAGCCGGAGCCGCCGGAGGGCTTTAAGGACGCTTTCAGCCGACTGCCACTTTTGCGACAGGCGCTTAATATGGCGCCGAAACATGTCAGCCGCGCGCCCTGTCAGGCGCATGTGTTTGAAGGGCAGGATGTTGATTTAACCCGCCTTCCCATTCAGACCTGCTGGCCTAAAGACGCGGCACCGCTTATTACCTGGGGGCTTGTAACGACCCGCGGCCCGGATAAGGCGCGCGAAAACATGGGTATTTATCGTCAGCAGCTCTTAAGCAAAAACCGCCTTATCATGCGCTGGTTGTCCCACCGTGGCGGCGCGCTTGATTATCAGGCCTGGCAAAAAGCGCACCCTGGAGAGCGCTTCCCGGTGGTGGTTACACTGGGCGCCGACCCCGCCACCATGCTTGCCGCCGTTACTCCGGTTCCTGACACGCTGTCTGAATATGCGTTCGCGGGGCTCTTGCGTGGCCAGCGCACCCGTCTTGTGCGGGCCATTGGTTCAGACCTGCACGTACCGGCGAGTGCGGAAATTATTCTCGAAGGCTATCTGACGCCAGGCGATGAGGCGCCTGAAGGCCCGTTTGGCGACCACACCGGTTATTATAACGAGGTGCAGTCGTTTCCGGTCTTTACCGTTGAACGCCTGACCCATCGCGATAACCCCATTTATCACACCACCCACACCGGACGCCCGCCCGATGAGCCGGCAATTCTTGGGGTGGCGCTTAATGAAGTGTTTATTCCGCTGCTGCAAAAGCAGTTTCCTGAAATTGTGGACTTTTATCTGCCGCCCGAAGGCTGCTCCTACCGTCTTGCCGTTGTTACCATCCGCAAGGAATATCCGGGGCATGCCAAACGCGTCATGATGGCCGTCTGGTCGTTTTTGCGCCAGTTCATGTACACAAAATTTGTGATTGTCTGTGACGATGATATTGATGCGCGCAACTGGGAAGATGTGGTCTGGGCGATGACCACACGCATGGACCCGCTGCGCGACACCGTTATGGTGGACAACACGCCGATAGATTATCTGGATTTTGCCTCCCCCGTTTCAGGCCTTGGCTCCAAAATGGGCATGGACGCCACAAGCAAATGGCCAGGAGAAACCACACGCGAATGGGGCATTCCCATCACCATGGATGCAGATATTCTAAAGCGCGTGGAATTAATGTGGCCTGAGCTTGGACTGCCCGAATGA
- the tatC gene encoding twin-arginine translocase subunit TatC, whose translation MFAHLLELRQRLLHLLFFYMAGFLVCFYFADTLLLMLFTPLQKALTSQDALIATRITAPVFTPLQVAAQTALLLTMPIGLVSLWRFISPGLYQGERQTLRKTLLASVLLFITGALFCFWVVLPFFFQLAAHSLPGGIHLMPDMADSLAFITRMLILFGLCFQVPLICLALVHLKLVHVAQLRAFRPYAIVGAFTLGMLLTPPDVLSQVLLAIPLWVLFELGVYLAGRAS comes from the coding sequence ATGTTCGCACACCTGCTTGAACTGCGACAACGCCTGCTGCATCTTCTCTTTTTTTACATGGCAGGCTTTCTCGTGTGTTTTTATTTTGCCGACACCCTGTTACTGATGCTCTTCACGCCCTTACAAAAAGCGCTCACCTCACAGGATGCACTCATTGCAACCCGCATCACAGCACCCGTGTTTACACCCTTGCAGGTCGCGGCTCAAACGGCCTTGCTTCTGACGATGCCGATTGGTCTTGTAAGCCTCTGGCGGTTTATCTCGCCCGGTCTTTATCAGGGCGAGCGCCAGACGCTGCGAAAGACCCTGCTCGCAAGCGTTTTACTGTTTATAACAGGCGCACTGTTTTGCTTTTGGGTAGTACTGCCGTTTTTCTTTCAGCTTGCCGCTCATAGCCTCCCGGGCGGCATTCATCTGATGCCGGACATGGCCGACAGCCTCGCCTTCATCACCCGCATGCTGATTCTTTTTGGACTCTGCTTTCAGGTGCCGCTTATCTGCCTTGCACTTGTGCATCTTAAACTCGTGCATGTCGCACAGTTGCGCGCCTTCAGGCCTTACGCCATCGTTGGTGCATTTACCCTTGGCATGCTTTTGACGCCGCCGGATGTGCTGTCGCAGGTACTGCTGGCCATCCCGCTCTGGGTGCTGTTTGAGCTCGGGGTCTACCTTGCCGGACGCGCTTCCTGA
- the rsmA gene encoding 16S rRNA (adenine(1518)-N(6)/adenine(1519)-N(6))-dimethyltransferase RsmA, whose translation MTGFKGGGMGRHIPRKRFGQHFLRDESVVRAMLSAINPMKDATVVEIGPGLGALTLPLLTRLNTLHIVEIDTDLQAHWRASPEASRLTLHAADALTLDYSQWGKGLRVVGNLPYNISTPLIFHLLQYAPFISDMHFMLQKEVVERLAAPPGSKDYGRLSIMVQYLCAVDYLFDVGPEAFDPPPRVDSAVVRLTPWERSPYEAVDVSRLQQVVTRAFSMRRKTIANALKPLFDADTLRTLGLDPGTRPEQLAISDYIRLAGALKDC comes from the coding sequence ATGACGGGTTTTAAAGGGGGCGGTATGGGGCGGCATATTCCACGCAAGCGTTTCGGGCAGCATTTCCTGCGTGATGAGTCTGTCGTGCGCGCGATGCTCTCCGCCATTAACCCGATGAAAGACGCCACGGTGGTCGAAATTGGTCCGGGCCTTGGTGCGCTGACACTCCCCCTTCTCACACGCCTTAATACCCTGCATATCGTTGAAATTGATACCGATTTGCAGGCGCACTGGCGGGCAAGCCCTGAGGCTTCGCGCCTGACGCTTCATGCCGCTGATGCGCTTACGCTTGATTACAGCCAGTGGGGAAAGGGGCTTCGGGTGGTCGGCAACCTGCCCTATAACATTTCAACGCCCTTGATTTTTCATCTGCTTCAGTACGCGCCCTTTATTAGCGACATGCATTTCATGCTGCAAAAAGAAGTCGTAGAGCGCCTCGCGGCACCTCCTGGCAGCAAGGATTACGGGCGTCTCAGCATCATGGTGCAGTACCTTTGCGCGGTGGACTATCTGTTTGATGTGGGGCCTGAAGCCTTCGACCCGCCGCCGCGCGTGGATTCCGCAGTCGTGCGCCTGACGCCGTGGGAGCGCTCCCCGTATGAAGCGGTCGATGTGAGCCGCCTGCAGCAGGTCGTTACCCGCGCCTTTTCCATGCGGCGCAAAACCATTGCCAATGCGTTAAAGCCGCTGTTTGATGCTGATACGCTGCGCACCCTTGGCCTCGACCCCGGCACCCGCCCCGAGCAGCTGGCCATTTCTGATTACATACGGCTTGCAGGCGCACTAAAGGACTGTTGA
- a CDS encoding isochorismatase family protein translates to MLYLSTQLLNRLLASLLPMVCAFLLCQSVHARQAEAPSFTAEAIQRTYFALDSEGGLKLNDKGLPYPATKDIITINTTFSTDNTAFFVIDPWIDMPSEFMNHYFGNITRHYLLPLITSAAEKGFPVYVFTNDCKQSLPVPVSCDIPNELHALIKKFPNAHLVYWQNLDLTPFVKSLHDNGISKIIYTGFASNVCVIGRPAGMIRMAGEGFSNYFIPEASAALETKGTWKSQKIHKATTTIISQSMAKLIHYEDIYKKLQSMKKELS, encoded by the coding sequence ATGTTGTATCTTTCCACACAATTGCTGAATCGGTTGCTCGCCTCTCTTTTGCCGATGGTCTGCGCTTTTTTGCTGTGTCAGTCAGTGCATGCCCGACAGGCTGAAGCACCTTCTTTTACGGCAGAGGCGATTCAACGAACGTATTTTGCACTGGATAGCGAGGGAGGACTGAAGCTCAATGACAAGGGATTACCCTATCCGGCAACCAAAGACATCATAACCATTAACACCACTTTCTCGACCGACAATACCGCTTTTTTTGTGATAGATCCATGGATAGACATGCCTTCGGAGTTTATGAATCACTACTTTGGCAACATTACCCGTCACTACCTCCTGCCCCTCATTACGAGCGCCGCTGAAAAGGGGTTTCCCGTGTATGTGTTTACCAATGACTGCAAACAATCCCTCCCCGTTCCAGTGAGTTGTGACATTCCAAACGAGTTGCATGCCTTGATAAAAAAATTCCCCAACGCACACCTTGTTTACTGGCAGAATTTAGACCTGACGCCGTTTGTAAAATCATTACATGACAACGGTATTTCGAAAATCATCTATACCGGCTTTGCATCGAATGTCTGCGTTATTGGAAGACCGGCGGGGATGATACGCATGGCAGGAGAGGGCTTTTCGAACTATTTCATTCCTGAGGCTTCAGCGGCATTAGAGACTAAAGGCACCTGGAAGTCGCAAAAAATCCACAAGGCGACAACAACGATTATTTCTCAATCGATGGCAAAATTGATTCACTATGAGGATATCTATAAAAAATTACAGTCGATGAAAAAAGAGCTGTCATGA
- the hspQ gene encoding heat shock protein HspQ: MQKTAKFNIGDRVIHQKLGYRAVVIDADPLFQASGRYNPGALNREFATQNPWYRVLVDESSQIAYVEENLLIPDTSHEGINNPNIQEYLVERHGNYYSSTRRH; encoded by the coding sequence ATGCAGAAAACCGCAAAGTTTAACATTGGCGATCGGGTGATTCACCAGAAGCTTGGGTACCGTGCGGTAGTGATTGACGCAGACCCGCTGTTTCAGGCCTCCGGGCGCTATAATCCAGGCGCTCTCAACCGTGAATTTGCAACGCAAAACCCATGGTATCGCGTGCTGGTTGATGAGAGCAGCCAAATCGCCTACGTTGAAGAAAACCTGCTCATCCCCGATACCAGCCATGAAGGGATTAATAACCCCAACATTCAGGAATACCTTGTAGAGCGGCACGGGAATTATTACAGCAGTACGCGCCGCCACTAA
- a CDS encoding heparinase II/III family protein codes for MSFSKKLCRLVNTLRYVRPVQVLYRGRYSLPRRPVRPPEEKFSSNVMSLWHAPLIAPESIDDSRNATFLNLTRTITPSTDWCDPAHELLWGYNLHYLDVLQSAQSRARRAFLQEWILEWVRSNPDTRTYAWDPYPLSLRMVNLVKWFARFPDNVTDMLLQNLALQVRVLSQRLEYHLLANHLFANAKALVFAGAYLKGAEAERWLQKGLSLLAREIPEQFLADGGHFERSPMYHASLLWDLCDLVNLAERSNSEALKAVLPAWRAQVSSSAGWLKAMLHPDGEISFFNDASFGIAPSWENICAYLRQLEIAVPEPESPLCWLKDSGYCVLTPEAGSKAILDIAPIGPDYQPGHAHADTLSFELSLFGARFIVNSGTSEYGSGAIRQAERATAAHNTVSVNGENSSEVWAGFRVARRAYPVDCRVQQNGDILKVTAAHNGYLRLKGRNIHRRFWRALSGALFIEDTVEGVYESAIARMHFHPQVTVSQTGALQFECREASGRTVNITLEGEAEASLVSAHWSPEFGVRVPNTCLEVKFSGGRLSTRIQWGIQPSGSLEPGYKPFSN; via the coding sequence GTGTCGTTTTCAAAAAAACTCTGCCGACTGGTCAATACCCTGCGGTATGTGCGCCCGGTTCAAGTGTTATACCGTGGCCGCTACAGCCTGCCACGCCGTCCGGTGCGACCACCAGAGGAGAAATTTTCATCGAATGTAATGAGCCTCTGGCACGCCCCCCTTATCGCGCCCGAGAGCATTGATGATAGCCGCAATGCCACCTTTCTCAACCTCACGCGTACCATAACTCCTTCAACCGACTGGTGTGACCCCGCGCATGAACTGCTCTGGGGATATAACCTCCACTATCTGGACGTGCTGCAAAGCGCGCAAAGCCGTGCGCGCCGAGCGTTTCTCCAAGAATGGATACTTGAGTGGGTGCGCTCTAACCCTGATACCCGCACGTACGCCTGGGACCCTTATCCGCTGTCGCTTCGCATGGTGAATCTTGTCAAATGGTTTGCACGTTTTCCCGATAATGTAACCGATATGCTCCTGCAAAACCTCGCGCTGCAGGTACGGGTTTTATCTCAGCGTCTGGAATACCATCTGCTTGCCAACCATCTCTTTGCCAATGCGAAAGCGCTGGTGTTTGCCGGGGCATATCTAAAAGGGGCAGAGGCAGAGCGCTGGCTGCAAAAGGGGCTTTCCCTGCTTGCGCGTGAAATACCCGAACAGTTTCTGGCCGATGGCGGCCATTTTGAGCGCTCGCCGATGTATCACGCAAGCCTGCTGTGGGATTTATGCGACCTCGTCAACCTTGCTGAGAGGAGTAATTCCGAGGCCCTCAAGGCCGTTCTTCCCGCCTGGCGCGCGCAGGTGAGCAGCAGTGCGGGCTGGCTTAAGGCCATGCTGCACCCTGACGGTGAAATTTCTTTTTTTAACGATGCAAGTTTTGGTATCGCGCCCTCGTGGGAGAATATCTGCGCGTATCTCAGGCAACTGGAAATTGCCGTTCCTGAGCCAGAGTCGCCCCTCTGCTGGCTTAAAGACAGCGGCTATTGTGTGCTGACTCCGGAGGCGGGCAGTAAAGCGATTCTTGATATCGCGCCAATTGGGCCTGATTACCAGCCGGGGCATGCCCATGCTGATACGCTCAGTTTTGAGCTGAGCCTCTTTGGAGCGCGTTTCATTGTTAACAGTGGCACCTCTGAATACGGTAGTGGCGCGATTCGACAGGCCGAGCGCGCGACTGCCGCGCACAACACGGTTTCTGTTAACGGTGAAAACTCTTCTGAAGTCTGGGCCGGGTTTCGCGTGGCGCGCCGGGCATATCCTGTTGATTGCCGAGTGCAGCAAAACGGTGACATCCTCAAAGTAACAGCTGCTCACAACGGCTATCTGCGTCTTAAGGGCCGAAACATCCATCGGCGCTTCTGGCGTGCGCTGTCTGGCGCGCTTTTTATCGAAGATACGGTGGAGGGGGTGTACGAAAGTGCTATTGCACGGATGCATTTCCACCCGCAGGTAACGGTTTCACAGACCGGTGCGCTGCAGTTTGAATGCCGGGAGGCATCGGGAAGGACGGTTAATATTACCCTTGAGGGCGAGGCTGAAGCCTCGCTCGTGAGCGCGCACTGGTCGCCTGAATTCGGTGTGCGCGTTCCCAATACCTGCCTTGAGGTGAAGTTTAGCGGCGGCAGATTGTCTACGCGGATACAGTGGGGTATACAACCTTCAGGCTCGCTTGAGCCAGGGTACAAACCGTTCAGCAATTAA
- a CDS encoding SGNH hydrolase domain-containing protein, which translates to MLSFILAALTYRYIEKPVRFSKVSEKYPRTMASALCSGLVLAGMTGFLIRSHQGFEARTMAYLHDVLLKDINGFDAFRKQALPCRTALNESDLKKMTWCLQSREGKPQKVMWGDSHAEHLFPGILAFDKDHNWLLLEQSGCPPLLHVASYWKGSKDKCEAANNVILKTIMETPSIDTVVLASLGAFYISDDDYAPASQGDFAANRHYLEKDTAKTSKQAVFREGLSETIDALKKAGKKVVLFQDTPEIPFMPERCIHRPLAPQKTCSISREEVTARQKTYASILETLKTQKDVLLFSPLDVVCNDRHCPLMMEQHLLYRDSHHLSLKGSALIAERFVPWLKRA; encoded by the coding sequence TTGCTGAGTTTCATTCTCGCCGCTTTAACCTATCGCTATATCGAAAAGCCGGTGCGATTTTCGAAAGTGTCTGAAAAATATCCGCGAACCATGGCGTCTGCATTATGCAGTGGACTGGTGCTTGCAGGCATGACGGGGTTTCTCATTCGAAGCCATCAAGGCTTTGAGGCGCGAACCATGGCATACCTGCATGATGTACTGCTGAAAGATATAAACGGGTTTGATGCCTTCAGAAAGCAGGCGCTGCCCTGCAGGACAGCCTTGAACGAGAGCGATTTGAAAAAAATGACCTGGTGTTTGCAGAGCCGGGAAGGAAAGCCTCAGAAAGTGATGTGGGGGGACAGTCATGCGGAACATCTGTTTCCAGGGATTTTAGCGTTTGACAAAGACCACAACTGGCTTTTGCTCGAGCAATCCGGCTGCCCTCCCTTATTGCATGTTGCCAGTTACTGGAAAGGCTCAAAAGATAAGTGCGAAGCGGCTAATAACGTGATTTTAAAAACTATTATGGAAACACCCTCCATCGATACGGTGGTGCTGGCCTCTCTGGGTGCGTTTTATATCAGCGATGACGATTACGCCCCTGCCAGTCAGGGTGATTTTGCCGCGAACCGGCATTACCTTGAAAAGGATACTGCAAAAACATCTAAACAGGCCGTTTTTCGGGAGGGTTTAAGCGAAACCATCGATGCATTGAAAAAAGCCGGGAAAAAAGTGGTGTTATTCCAGGACACTCCTGAAATTCCCTTTATGCCAGAACGCTGTATACATCGGCCACTGGCCCCCCAAAAAACCTGCAGTATCAGCAGAGAAGAAGTTACGGCCCGACAAAAAACATATGCCTCCATTTTAGAAACATTGAAAACGCAAAAAGACGTTCTCCTTTTCAGCCCGCTTGATGTTGTCTGCAATGACCGCCATTGTCCTTTGATGATGGAGCAGCATCTGCTTTACAGGGACAGCCATCATCTGAGTCTTAAGGGAAGCGCATTAATTGCTGAACGGTTTGTACCCTGGCTCAAGCGAGCCTGA
- a CDS encoding acyltransferase family protein: MNHRADIDGLRAMAVLAVVFFHAFPGYAPGGFIGVDIFFVLSGFLISRILFEQMETGSVQWRAFYIKRIKRIFPALLLVLGSAAIAGYFLLFPAEYANLGKHIAGSASFINNFILWSEVGYFDRLGELKPLLHLWSLGIEEQFYLIWPLALFLIWKLRVNAFWMLVFFTVVSFALNIAWVHQHNVRAFYFPLSRFWELSLGGMLAFVAVKHKASLAMFHKHHGLVLNLASSAALLFLAGGIFFYSDRLAYPGWAALLPTICTLILLFTHVSWVNRQLLSLNVMTYIGLISYPLYLWH; this comes from the coding sequence ATGAACCATCGAGCGGATATTGACGGTTTACGTGCAATGGCTGTTTTGGCTGTTGTATTTTTTCATGCTTTTCCGGGATACGCTCCCGGAGGATTTATCGGAGTAGACATTTTTTTTGTGCTCTCCGGCTTTCTTATTTCAAGGATTCTCTTTGAGCAGATGGAAACAGGCTCTGTTCAGTGGAGGGCTTTTTATATTAAACGGATTAAGCGCATTTTTCCGGCACTGCTGCTGGTGCTTGGGAGTGCGGCCATCGCCGGGTATTTTTTACTGTTTCCGGCTGAATATGCGAATTTAGGCAAGCACATCGCAGGAAGTGCATCGTTCATTAATAATTTCATACTTTGGAGCGAAGTCGGGTATTTTGACCGACTGGGCGAGCTGAAGCCCCTTCTCCATTTATGGTCACTGGGCATAGAAGAGCAGTTTTATCTGATTTGGCCACTGGCACTTTTTTTAATCTGGAAGCTGCGGGTGAATGCCTTTTGGATGCTTGTGTTTTTTACTGTAGTTTCTTTTGCGTTAAACATTGCCTGGGTTCATCAGCACAATGTCAGGGCTTTTTATTTTCCCCTTTCACGGTTTTGGGAACTGTCCCTTGGTGGCATGCTGGCTTTCGTGGCGGTCAAACACAAAGCATCACTTGCGATGTTTCATAAACATCATGGCCTGGTGCTTAATCTCGCCAGCAGCGCTGCTCTCTTATTTTTGGCGGGGGGCATCTTCTTTTACAGTGACAGGCTCGCCTATCCCGGATGGGCAGCACTGCTGCCAACAATCTGTACGCTGATATTACTGTTTACTCACGTGTCATGGGTAAACCGTCAACTGCTGTCTTTAAATGTCATGACGTATATCGGCCTTATCAGTTATCCGCTTTATCTGTGGCATTGA
- a CDS encoding flavin oxidoreductase has protein sequence MSEQTVLARVESISPLTDSILRLVLVPADFVPYYAGQYLQILFGEEPLLYSIANAPLGSRKYELHLRHSPNNPGNCALLAHIRERGEVVLRLPFGDCHLERLDAHRPLLLIAGGTGFAPVHAMLEELLARADTRPFELYWGARSESDLYFSEKVTNWQRHATHFKHASCLADASRHALIKALLTRHAHDLSEWQAVIAGPFDMVFALRDALVQAGMSRTHLHSDAFAFEERQ, from the coding sequence ATGAGTGAGCAGACGGTTCTTGCGCGAGTCGAGAGCATCAGCCCGCTGACGGACAGCATCTTGCGACTGGTACTCGTGCCAGCCGATTTTGTGCCCTATTATGCCGGTCAGTATCTGCAAATACTGTTTGGTGAAGAGCCTTTATTGTATTCGATTGCGAATGCGCCGCTTGGTTCTCGTAAATATGAGCTGCATTTGCGCCACAGTCCGAATAATCCGGGAAATTGCGCCCTCCTTGCCCATATTCGTGAGCGGGGGGAGGTGGTCTTGCGCCTGCCGTTTGGAGACTGTCACCTTGAGCGCCTTGACGCGCACCGTCCGCTTCTTTTGATTGCCGGCGGCACGGGTTTTGCGCCGGTGCACGCGATGCTTGAAGAGCTTCTTGCCCGAGCGGACACGCGCCCCTTTGAGCTTTACTGGGGTGCACGTTCTGAGAGTGATTTGTATTTTTCAGAAAAAGTGACAAACTGGCAGCGTCATGCAACCCACTTTAAGCATGCCTCCTGCCTTGCAGACGCCAGCCGCCACGCCCTGATTAAGGCGCTCCTGACGCGCCACGCGCATGACCTTTCAGAGTGGCAGGCGGTTATTGCGGGCCCCTTTGATATGGTGTTTGCACTTCGTGATGCGCTGGTGCAGGCAGGGATGTCTCGCACACATCTGCATTCTGATGCCTTTGCTTTTGAGGAGCGCCAATAA
- a CDS encoding glycosyl transferase family protein has translation MMLLIIYFVMWYLLVILAVLFALSAIDDLFIDFWYWTRYFRRLWKTRHYKPLTYEMLVAKPEQRIAVLVPCWHEADVIGSMLRQNCYSIDYDNYCLFVGVYPNDPDTIEAVQAVARENAHVHCVIGKKPGPTNKAMNLNGVYEYVKEYEKTLATPFDIFVFHDSEDVIHPLSFRLYNYLMPKNDMIQIPVFPLAVPYRKFTHWLYADEFAENHTKDIIVRETIRGHVPSAGVGTAFSSRALKLMENPETHTPFSTDSLTEDYRTSLEMRLLGLKQIFVLRQIERMQWKKRWFGRGYVLKPTKEYIATRALFPLEYSKAVRQKARWIIGIVFQEWAHTGWPKSWKLRFTLAHDRKGFVTHFINGFGYFVFAFWVFYSFFTWAMPEYPTLQEQLSLHPWVWWLIIGVTCVMIERMIQRAIAIHRVYQNWIPALLSIPRAFFGNILNLHALLRAYRVYYKAPKTSAPSKQPAWDKTDHHFPGSHLLTPYRRRLGDLLVEKGLISSKQLQDAILLQQQSGKRLGDILLRHGMISAEKLQETLSQQYRLSLFPESAVPKALQRCQETLPQKLIQWLLAHDVTPVEYDPQKHTLTLLIDDPTNELFLAKVMQHVAPLKVVFVLGQAMPNESD, from the coding sequence ATGATGCTGCTGATTATCTATTTTGTGATGTGGTACCTGCTGGTCATCCTCGCGGTGCTCTTCGCGCTCTCCGCCATTGACGATTTGTTCATCGACTTCTGGTACTGGACACGCTATTTCAGACGCCTCTGGAAAACCCGCCACTACAAACCGCTGACCTATGAGATGCTCGTGGCAAAGCCCGAGCAGCGCATTGCCGTTCTGGTGCCCTGCTGGCACGAGGCCGATGTGATTGGCTCGATGCTGCGCCAAAACTGCTACTCCATTGACTATGACAATTACTGCCTGTTTGTGGGCGTGTATCCCAACGACCCCGACACCATTGAAGCCGTTCAGGCCGTCGCACGTGAGAATGCGCACGTGCACTGTGTGATTGGCAAAAAACCAGGGCCTACCAACAAGGCCATGAACCTCAACGGCGTCTATGAATATGTAAAGGAATACGAAAAAACTCTGGCCACACCCTTTGATATTTTTGTATTTCATGACTCCGAAGACGTTATTCATCCTTTATCGTTCCGGCTCTACAACTATCTGATGCCCAAAAACGACATGATTCAAATTCCTGTGTTTCCGCTTGCTGTTCCCTATCGTAAATTCACCCACTGGCTGTATGCGGATGAATTTGCCGAAAACCACACCAAAGATATTATCGTGCGCGAAACCATTCGCGGGCATGTGCCCTCGGCAGGCGTCGGAACCGCGTTCTCGAGCCGCGCCCTAAAGCTCATGGAAAACCCGGAAACTCACACTCCTTTTTCAACCGATTCGCTGACCGAAGATTATCGCACCTCACTCGAGATGCGCCTGCTTGGTTTAAAGCAGATTTTTGTACTGCGCCAGATTGAGCGCATGCAATGGAAGAAACGCTGGTTTGGGCGTGGGTATGTGCTGAAACCCACAAAAGAATATATCGCGACCCGCGCGCTTTTTCCTCTCGAATACTCAAAAGCCGTACGCCAGAAAGCGCGCTGGATTATCGGGATAGTTTTTCAGGAGTGGGCACACACGGGCTGGCCGAAATCCTGGAAACTGCGTTTCACGCTCGCGCATGACCGCAAAGGTTTTGTCACGCATTTTATCAACGGCTTTGGCTATTTTGTATTTGCATTCTGGGTCTTTTACTCGTTCTTTACCTGGGCCATGCCGGAATACCCGACCCTGCAGGAGCAGCTCAGCCTGCATCCCTGGGTATGGTGGCTCATTATCGGGGTGACGTGTGTCATGATTGAGCGCATGATTCAGCGCGCCATCGCCATTCATCGGGTGTATCAGAACTGGATACCGGCGCTTCTTTCCATCCCCCGCGCGTTTTTTGGCAATATTCTCAATCTGCATGCGCTCCTTCGCGCCTACCGCGTCTATTACAAAGCGCCAAAAACGAGCGCTCCGAGTAAACAGCCGGCATGGGACAAAACTGACCATCATTTTCCAGGAAGCCATCTCTTAACCCCCTATCGGCGCCGACTTGGTGATTTACTGGTGGAGAAGGGGCTTATCAGCAGCAAACAGTTACAAGATGCCATTCTGTTACAGCAGCAAAGCGGCAAACGCCTTGGTGATATCCTCTTAAGGCACGGTATGATTTCGGCTGAAAAGCTGCAGGAAACGCTTTCGCAGCAGTACCGCCTGTCACTGTTCCCAGAATCTGCCGTACCCAAAGCACTGCAGCGCTGTCAGGAAACGCTGCCCCAAAAGCTCATACAGTGGCTGCTCGCGCATGATGTCACCCCGGTGGAATACGACCCACAAAAACACACCCTGACACTGCTGATTGATGACCCGACGAATGAGCTTTTTCTCGCAAAAGTAATGCAGCACGTGGCGCCCTTGAAGGTCGTATTTGTGCTGGGACAGGCAATGCCCAACGAATCAGACTGA